The following proteins come from a genomic window of Acinetobacter sp. SAAs474:
- the gcvA gene encoding transcriptional regulator GcvA, whose product MNGPTFLNALKAFEASARHQSFSAAAQELNVTPAAVGQLVRGLEDYLAVRLFYRQSSGKNRLIATEVARSALPDIRAGFDQLSLGLEKLKKGSALGILTVTVSPAFAAKWLLPRIDKFQACYPETDVRLDTNLKTVDFIENGIDIGVRYGRGIWPGLVAEKLMDEEIFPVCSPAFYQQHEMQLRTPLYLLKLPLIHDLSMDQHADFTSWDKWLHAHHITRQHIHRGLKINNSAAVLQAAIDGQGIALARSVMADDDLKAGRLIKLYPDLSCSSLLAYYIVYREECQSLAKLIAFRDWLQQEVTVTDR is encoded by the coding sequence ATGAATGGCCCGACGTTTTTAAATGCATTAAAAGCTTTTGAAGCCAGTGCAAGACATCAGAGTTTTTCTGCAGCAGCGCAAGAGCTAAATGTGACCCCAGCTGCTGTAGGTCAATTGGTGAGAGGATTAGAAGATTATTTGGCTGTTCGCCTTTTTTATCGTCAATCTAGTGGAAAAAATCGGCTTATTGCGACAGAAGTAGCACGATCTGCTTTACCTGATATACGTGCTGGTTTTGATCAACTCAGCTTAGGTCTAGAAAAGCTTAAAAAAGGCAGTGCTTTAGGTATTTTAACGGTAACGGTGAGTCCTGCTTTTGCTGCGAAATGGTTATTGCCCAGAATTGATAAATTTCAAGCCTGTTATCCAGAGACCGATGTGCGTTTAGATACCAATCTTAAAACAGTCGATTTTATAGAAAATGGTATAGATATTGGTGTTAGATATGGCCGTGGTATCTGGCCCGGTCTGGTTGCAGAAAAATTAATGGATGAAGAAATTTTTCCTGTTTGTTCGCCAGCATTCTATCAACAGCATGAAATGCAATTACGTACACCATTATATTTACTCAAGCTGCCATTAATTCATGACCTATCAATGGATCAGCATGCAGATTTTACATCTTGGGATAAGTGGCTGCATGCTCATCACATCACACGACAACATATCCACAGAGGGCTTAAAATCAATAACTCTGCTGCAGTTTTACAGGCTGCAATTGATGGTCAAGGTATTGCACTTGCACGTAGTGTAATGGCTGATGATGATTTAAAAGCAGGTCGATTAATTAAACTCTATCCTGATTTAAGCTGTTCGTCGCTATTGGCATACTATATTGTCTATCGTGAGGAGTGCCAATCACTTGCTAAGTTAATTGCATTTAGGGACTGGCTTCAGCAAGAAGTCACAGTAACTGATAGATAA
- a CDS encoding carboxymuconolactone decarboxylase family protein: MQNWHEYRTSLFKYIDDYATLAPHHIRGLTAMNAGTAKLGKLDAKTHELIALAVAVTTRCDGCIAVHAQKAIELGISREEIAEALSVAINLNAGAALTYSARVLEAVASQQNT; the protein is encoded by the coding sequence ATGCAAAATTGGCATGAATATCGTACATCTTTGTTTAAATATATCGATGACTATGCAACTTTAGCTCCTCATCATATACGTGGCTTAACAGCAATGAATGCTGGAACAGCAAAGCTAGGAAAACTTGATGCAAAAACACATGAATTGATTGCTTTAGCTGTTGCTGTGACCACACGTTGTGACGGCTGTATTGCGGTACATGCTCAAAAAGCAATTGAACTCGGTATCAGCCGTGAGGAAATTGCTGAAGCCCTATCCGTGGCGATTAATCTGAATGCTGGTGCTGCACTAACCTATTCTGCACGTGTTTTAGAGGCCGTAGCTTCACAGCAAAATACTTAA
- a CDS encoding cupin domain-containing protein: MRIHADFSQMVMMKPENYRWVKSLRGEVDRVMLDRIGNEYARATSLVQYPAKSTFPIHRHPLGEEILVLSGTFTENNQDHYPEGWYLRNPHNSLHQASSEHGTLLFVKLMQMSEQEQNQTRINTNDPLNWISLGNSMRCPLYQSEFEMTYLEKLEPNQKFKNLSNHGIELLILKGELNQGREIFPVGTWIRLPPQQHASFQVGHLGATLYIKTGHLSYAQQQWLDQK, translated from the coding sequence ATGCGGATACATGCCGACTTTTCACAAATGGTGATGATGAAACCAGAAAACTATCGCTGGGTAAAATCTTTGCGCGGCGAAGTAGACAGAGTGATGTTGGACCGTATAGGCAATGAATATGCACGTGCAACTAGCCTGGTTCAATATCCAGCTAAATCCACTTTTCCAATACATCGACATCCACTCGGTGAAGAAATTTTGGTACTTTCAGGTACATTTACTGAAAATAATCAGGATCATTATCCAGAAGGCTGGTATCTACGCAATCCTCATAATTCTCTACATCAAGCTTCGAGTGAACATGGCACTTTGCTTTTCGTTAAGCTGATGCAAATGAGCGAACAAGAGCAGAACCAAACGCGCATCAATACCAATGATCCTTTAAATTGGATCAGCCTAGGCAATAGCATGCGATGTCCTTTATATCAATCTGAGTTTGAGATGACCTATCTAGAGAAACTCGAACCTAATCAAAAATTTAAAAACCTGTCTAATCATGGCATAGAGCTACTGATTCTAAAGGGAGAATTAAATCAGGGGCGTGAAATTTTTCCTGTAGGTACATGGATTCGTTTACCACCTCAACAACATGCCAGCTTTCAAGTCGGTCACTTAGGTGCCACACTTTATATCAAGACAGGGCATCTTAGTTACGCCCAACAGCAATGGCTCGATCAAAAATGA